The following are encoded together in the Longimicrobium sp. genome:
- a CDS encoding lantibiotic dehydratase codes for MTTLAPPAPETQTDTEPLAEGGGLFPHFVCRLSGLPVDAVESLRAPRCEALLERLRDVEQALAAAREPVSALLFEAVRAEESPETRKQLVNLRRDLFNLRPARPAALEAARTALSPDAQAGVEAFAARLDERGRVLGELRARYAEETRAARTRFRALLGEEDFQKGLLLSSPALHTAQARYLESDAGRPGGKAEKTERGLLRYFTRTAMKATPFGTLCAIVPGEVVPAAPGERGARLRLGGDPRRKRSSTRLNKQICGVITRWVKANPALRPFLEVELNPTLSDEGEEMAFLAVHREREVFQRIEKNPVLELVADELAARPRVSLSELARALAASPAVDAGEDVALAYLEKLAEAGFLRFRLGIREQDADWDLPLRALLERTGDPGALRLAALLGTLRERAGRYDAAGPEERIRLLADTRAELEEARAALKLRGPGFAANLPFLEDSTADVPVTLARTPEVRALEETLAGLVRLARRVAANRGEQAEMRHWFEAHYGPDAAPVPLLAFFEDFSREHLKPHALLQRRGDPGELPAGYRPSNPFGLPFIDGLRRAERALSDLVSARWAAAPGAEEVALSRGDLEAVLGGVPAMSPDPASAAAFAELVGADAGGTARLILTKSAFGMGFGKFFSRFLPLFPARVQRDLQEANRGPADGFMAEICGDGNHNANLHPPLVAREISYPTGESGVAEEQVPSTDIVVAPHPADPRALCLVHAPTGERVVPVDLGIVNPGSRPPLYQLLSRFTPPVELYLRLPEHPFHLAGILRDPALEPAGPAERAAREAAEREALDRYLTSVTHAPRIVYEGCIVLRRRQWVVPASLLPRQGADEAPLDFFLRVDRWRREHGIPREVYASIQPLLVLPGGGGGMDEVNGRPVPRRVSRASLNHRKPQYVDFASPLLVGLFGHFAPDDGDAYSVLLAERLPGGDELPEFEGRRYAAEQIIQVNLSHAPGE; via the coding sequence ATGACCACGCTCGCGCCCCCGGCGCCCGAAACGCAAACCGACACCGAGCCGCTCGCCGAGGGCGGCGGCCTGTTCCCGCACTTCGTCTGCCGCCTGTCGGGGCTTCCCGTCGACGCGGTCGAGTCGCTGCGCGCGCCGCGCTGCGAGGCGCTGCTCGAGCGGCTCCGCGACGTCGAGCAGGCGCTGGCCGCGGCGCGCGAGCCGGTGTCGGCGCTCCTCTTCGAGGCGGTGCGGGCGGAGGAATCCCCGGAGACCCGCAAGCAGCTGGTGAACCTCCGCCGCGACCTCTTCAACCTCCGTCCCGCCCGCCCGGCGGCGCTGGAGGCGGCGCGAACGGCGCTTTCTCCCGACGCCCAGGCCGGGGTCGAAGCGTTCGCGGCGCGGCTGGACGAGCGCGGCCGGGTACTCGGCGAGCTGCGCGCGCGCTACGCGGAAGAGACGCGCGCCGCGCGGACCCGCTTCCGCGCGCTGCTGGGGGAGGAAGACTTCCAGAAGGGGCTCCTCCTTTCCAGCCCCGCGCTGCACACCGCGCAGGCGCGCTACCTGGAGAGCGACGCCGGCCGGCCCGGGGGGAAGGCGGAGAAGACGGAGCGCGGGCTGCTGCGCTACTTCACCCGCACGGCGATGAAGGCCACCCCGTTCGGCACCCTGTGCGCGATCGTTCCCGGCGAGGTGGTGCCGGCGGCGCCGGGCGAGCGCGGCGCGCGGCTGCGGCTGGGCGGCGACCCGCGGCGCAAGCGCAGCTCCACGCGGCTGAACAAGCAGATCTGCGGGGTGATCACGCGCTGGGTGAAGGCGAACCCCGCGCTGCGGCCCTTCCTGGAGGTCGAGCTGAACCCCACCCTCTCCGACGAGGGCGAGGAGATGGCGTTCCTGGCCGTCCACAGGGAGCGCGAGGTGTTCCAGCGCATCGAGAAGAACCCGGTGCTGGAGCTGGTGGCCGACGAGCTGGCCGCGCGCCCCCGCGTGTCGCTGAGCGAGCTGGCGCGCGCGCTGGCCGCCAGCCCCGCGGTGGACGCCGGCGAGGACGTGGCGCTGGCCTACCTCGAGAAGCTGGCGGAGGCCGGCTTCCTCCGCTTCCGGCTGGGGATCCGCGAGCAGGACGCCGACTGGGACCTCCCGCTCCGCGCCCTGCTCGAGCGCACGGGCGACCCCGGCGCGCTGCGGCTGGCCGCGCTCCTGGGCACGCTGCGCGAGCGGGCCGGGCGGTACGACGCGGCCGGGCCGGAGGAGCGCATCCGTCTCCTCGCCGACACCCGCGCGGAGCTGGAGGAGGCGCGCGCGGCGCTGAAGCTGCGCGGCCCCGGCTTCGCCGCGAACCTTCCCTTCCTGGAAGATTCCACCGCCGACGTCCCCGTCACCCTCGCGCGCACCCCCGAGGTGCGCGCGCTGGAGGAAACGCTGGCCGGGCTGGTGCGGCTGGCGCGCCGGGTGGCGGCCAACCGCGGCGAGCAGGCCGAGATGCGCCACTGGTTCGAGGCGCACTACGGCCCCGACGCCGCGCCGGTCCCGCTCCTGGCCTTCTTCGAGGACTTCAGCCGCGAGCACCTGAAGCCGCACGCCCTCCTCCAGCGCCGCGGCGATCCGGGCGAGCTCCCCGCGGGATACCGCCCTTCCAACCCCTTCGGCCTCCCCTTCATCGACGGGCTGCGCCGCGCCGAGCGCGCGCTGTCGGACCTGGTCTCGGCACGCTGGGCCGCCGCGCCCGGCGCCGAGGAGGTGGCGCTCTCGCGCGGAGACCTCGAGGCGGTGCTGGGCGGCGTTCCCGCGATGAGCCCCGACCCGGCCTCGGCGGCGGCGTTCGCCGAGCTGGTGGGGGCCGACGCGGGAGGAACGGCCCGGCTCATCCTCACCAAGAGCGCGTTCGGGATGGGGTTCGGGAAGTTCTTCTCCCGCTTCCTCCCGCTCTTCCCCGCGCGGGTGCAGCGCGACCTGCAGGAGGCCAACCGCGGCCCGGCCGACGGGTTCATGGCCGAGATCTGCGGCGACGGCAACCACAACGCCAACCTCCATCCCCCACTGGTGGCGCGGGAGATCAGCTATCCCACCGGCGAGAGCGGGGTGGCCGAGGAGCAGGTGCCCTCCACCGACATCGTCGTCGCCCCGCACCCGGCCGATCCGCGCGCGCTCTGCCTGGTGCACGCCCCCACCGGCGAGCGGGTGGTGCCGGTGGACCTGGGGATCGTGAACCCCGGCTCGCGCCCGCCGCTGTACCAGCTCCTCTCGCGCTTCACCCCGCCGGTGGAGCTGTACCTGCGCCTCCCCGAGCATCCCTTCCACCTGGCGGGGATCCTCCGCGACCCCGCGCTGGAGCCCGCCGGGCCCGCCGAGCGCGCCGCGCGCGAGGCGGCGGAGCGCGAGGCGCTGGACCGCTACCTCACCTCCGTCACCCACGCCCCGCGGATCGTCTACGAGGGGTGCATCGTCCTGCGGCGGCGGCAGTGGGTGGTCCCCGCGTCGCTCCTTCCGCGGCAGGGCGCCGACGAGGCGCCGCTCGACTTCTTCCTGCGCGTGGACCGGTGGCGGCGCGAGCACGGCATCCCGCGCGAGGTTTACGCCTCCATCCAGCCGCTTCTCGTGCTCCCGGGCGGGGGTGGGGGGATGGACGAGGTGAACGGGCGCCCGGTGCCGCGCCGGGTGAGCCGCGCCTCGCTCAACCACCGGAAGCCGCAGTACGTCGACTTCGCCAGCCCGCTGCTGGTGGGGCTCTTCGGCCACTTCGCGCCGGACGACGGCGACGCCTACTCGGTGCTGCTCGCGGAGCGCCTCCCCGGGGGGGATGAGCTTCCCGAGTTCGAGGGGCGGCGCTACGCGGCGGAACAGATCATCCAGGTGAACCTGTCCCATGCTCCTGGCGAGTGA
- a CDS encoding thiopeptide-type bacteriocin biosynthesis protein: MLLASDPAPPAPCALFHAPGHAWLSAHLFVRGNVYGPPGDRVILEVVDPFVRHCLERGWIAGFFFIRYGELGPHVRLRMYGDPGVLAGEVSPALEAWLQDAPAGLLAAPREEPTAVTRPSRAEALRWIAYEPEVERYGGDEGMMLAETLFRASSEACIELMRGAALADRSVRLGRALPALVVSLALFGGDARRAAELARLHRDSFVGDPEVGGDKGYAEVFDAGMAAQEATVRDRVEAFWTAAREGVPLPAPLDGYLDGLAAHRARLRAAVEAGRLVLGGKRVETWDEACRGLLPSYGHMTCNRLGVTYREEGFLLHMIARVLGGGESPRPAAVRPAGLARVPADRVGDGYEQVVIRADLEAPYLEAYRRVRALGGILTSSGGIRELRAAAAPGRSRTSVHYTGRAIDLYIRTGMQGPDDRYAIVRDGGTDERPLWRVYCAGEPPDPADPLHDPALVREMELECALWRPGGIETVRRRGRWICLTDLLAEAGWHRIPARADWRDNYLSVEWWHFQHHGGLVAGHTRFGDELLRAWPASRVAESGLALDAVWTGLSFDPPE, from the coding sequence ATGCTCCTGGCGAGTGACCCCGCGCCCCCGGCGCCGTGCGCCCTCTTCCACGCGCCGGGCCACGCGTGGCTCTCGGCGCACCTCTTCGTCCGCGGCAACGTCTACGGGCCCCCGGGCGACCGGGTGATCCTGGAGGTGGTCGACCCGTTCGTCCGCCACTGCCTGGAGCGCGGGTGGATCGCCGGCTTCTTCTTCATCCGCTACGGCGAGCTGGGGCCGCACGTGCGGCTGCGGATGTACGGCGATCCCGGCGTCCTCGCGGGCGAGGTCTCCCCCGCGCTGGAGGCGTGGCTGCAGGACGCGCCCGCGGGCCTGCTGGCGGCGCCGCGCGAGGAGCCCACGGCCGTCACCCGCCCCTCGCGGGCCGAGGCGCTCCGCTGGATCGCGTACGAGCCCGAGGTGGAGCGGTACGGCGGCGATGAGGGGATGATGCTGGCCGAGACGCTCTTCCGCGCATCGAGCGAGGCCTGCATCGAGCTGATGCGCGGCGCCGCGCTGGCCGACCGCTCCGTGCGGCTGGGGCGGGCGCTCCCCGCGCTGGTCGTGTCCCTCGCCCTCTTCGGGGGCGACGCCAGGCGCGCGGCCGAGCTGGCCCGTCTGCATCGCGACTCGTTCGTGGGCGACCCCGAGGTCGGGGGGGACAAGGGTTATGCGGAGGTGTTCGACGCGGGGATGGCGGCGCAGGAAGCGACGGTGCGCGACCGGGTGGAGGCGTTCTGGACGGCCGCGCGCGAGGGCGTCCCCCTTCCCGCGCCGCTGGACGGCTACCTCGACGGGCTCGCGGCCCACCGCGCGCGGCTGCGCGCGGCGGTGGAGGCGGGGCGGCTGGTGCTCGGCGGGAAGAGGGTGGAGACGTGGGACGAGGCGTGCCGCGGGCTCCTTCCCAGCTACGGCCACATGACGTGCAACCGCCTGGGCGTCACCTATCGCGAGGAAGGCTTCCTGCTCCACATGATCGCCCGCGTGCTGGGCGGCGGCGAATCCCCGCGCCCCGCGGCGGTGCGCCCGGCCGGCCTTGCGCGCGTCCCCGCGGACCGGGTGGGCGATGGATACGAGCAGGTGGTGATCCGCGCGGACCTCGAGGCGCCGTACCTCGAGGCGTACCGGCGGGTGCGAGCGCTGGGGGGGATCCTGACCTCCAGCGGGGGGATCCGGGAGCTCCGCGCGGCCGCCGCGCCGGGGCGCAGCCGCACCAGCGTGCACTACACCGGGCGCGCGATCGACCTCTACATCCGCACCGGGATGCAGGGGCCGGACGACCGCTACGCGATCGTCCGCGACGGGGGGACGGACGAGCGTCCGCTCTGGCGGGTGTACTGCGCCGGCGAGCCGCCCGACCCCGCCGACCCGCTCCACGACCCCGCGCTGGTGCGGGAGATGGAGCTGGAGTGCGCGCTCTGGCGGCCGGGGGGGATCGAGACGGTGCGGCGGCGCGGCCGGTGGATCTGCCTGACCGACCTCCTGGCCGAGGCCGGCTGGCACCGCATCCCCGCGCGCGCGGACTGGCGCGACAACTACCTGTCCGTGGAGTGGTGGCACTTCCAGCACCACGGCGGCCTGGTCGCCGGCCACACGCGCTTCGGCGACGAGCTTCTCCGCGCCTGGCCCGCCTCGCGCGTGGCGGAGAGCGGGCTGGCGCTCGACGCCGTCTGGACCGGCCTCTCCTTCGACCCGCCGGAGTGA
- a CDS encoding PDZ domain-containing protein has product MPRVIYRLTLAEPQSHHFLVDVEADGVTAPARLVMPSWTPGSYLIREFPRNVVTFAAADGAGNLLASRKADKNTWEVAAPSDGRLRARYLVHADELSVRTSHLDASHGFVNGPSVFMYLEGREGDEVRLEVRAPQGWRATTAMEETEPNVFRAAHYDELADSPLEIGTHSLIEFEVDGVPHRYAIWGRGNYDPQRLVADTTKIVRTEKALFGELPYRSYTIILHLIPGGSGGLEHRDSTVLVADRWSFRGPQYESFLGLVAHELFHAWNGKRIRPAVLGPFDYVRESYTRELWVVEGITTYYTDLILRRAGIISPQRYLEKTAEQITRLLGIPGRLVQPLEDASFDAWIKFYRPDANSPNATISYYHKGGLVALLLDLEIRRATGNQRSLDDVMRALWAESGRPDVGFPERRVEEVASEVAGVDLKPLFDRWLRTPEELDFAPRLAEAGLALIPAHEQPRPPAAPGSPPPPPAEGPREARIGFQFKFEGGKTIVGNVLAGTPAWRAGVGAGDEIVALDGLRVDAMSLGMRMQEKAPGSTALLTVFRRDELLTLQLPVEFAPPQRLVLRPADAPTAEQRALLEHWLRQDPPPAASPDTAR; this is encoded by the coding sequence ATGCCGCGCGTCATCTACCGGCTTACCCTAGCCGAGCCGCAGTCGCACCACTTCCTGGTCGACGTCGAGGCCGACGGCGTGACGGCGCCCGCCCGGCTGGTGATGCCGTCGTGGACGCCCGGCTCGTACCTGATCCGCGAGTTCCCGCGCAACGTGGTGACCTTCGCCGCGGCCGACGGCGCGGGGAACCTCCTGGCCTCGCGCAAGGCCGACAAGAACACCTGGGAGGTCGCCGCGCCGTCGGACGGCCGGCTCCGCGCGCGGTACCTCGTCCACGCCGACGAGCTCTCCGTCCGCACCAGCCACCTCGACGCGTCGCACGGCTTCGTCAACGGCCCCTCCGTCTTCATGTACCTGGAGGGGCGCGAGGGCGACGAGGTGCGGCTGGAGGTGCGCGCGCCGCAGGGGTGGCGCGCGACCACGGCGATGGAGGAGACGGAGCCGAACGTCTTCCGGGCCGCGCACTACGACGAGCTGGCCGACAGCCCGCTGGAGATCGGCACGCACTCGCTGATCGAGTTCGAGGTCGACGGCGTTCCCCACCGCTACGCGATCTGGGGGCGCGGCAACTACGATCCGCAGCGGCTGGTGGCCGACACCACGAAGATCGTCCGCACCGAGAAGGCGCTGTTCGGCGAGCTGCCGTACCGGTCGTACACCATCATCCTCCACCTCATTCCCGGCGGCTCGGGGGGGCTGGAGCACCGCGACTCCACCGTGCTGGTGGCCGACCGGTGGAGCTTCCGCGGGCCGCAGTACGAGAGCTTCCTGGGGCTGGTCGCGCACGAGCTCTTCCACGCGTGGAACGGCAAGCGCATCCGCCCGGCCGTCCTCGGCCCGTTCGACTACGTGCGCGAGAGCTACACGCGCGAGCTGTGGGTGGTGGAGGGGATCACCACCTACTACACGGACCTGATCCTGCGCCGCGCCGGGATCATCTCCCCGCAGCGATACCTGGAGAAGACGGCGGAGCAGATCACGCGGCTGCTGGGCATCCCCGGCCGTCTGGTGCAGCCGCTGGAGGACGCCAGCTTCGACGCGTGGATCAAGTTCTACCGGCCCGACGCCAACTCCCCCAACGCCACCATCTCCTACTACCACAAGGGGGGACTGGTGGCGCTGCTGCTGGACCTGGAGATCCGCCGCGCCACGGGGAACCAGCGCTCGCTGGACGACGTGATGCGCGCGCTGTGGGCCGAGTCCGGCCGCCCCGACGTGGGCTTCCCGGAGCGGCGGGTGGAGGAGGTGGCGTCGGAGGTGGCGGGAGTGGACCTGAAGCCGCTGTTCGACCGCTGGCTGCGCACGCCCGAGGAGCTGGACTTCGCGCCGCGGCTGGCGGAGGCGGGCCTGGCGCTGATCCCCGCGCACGAGCAGCCGCGTCCGCCCGCCGCGCCCGGATCTCCGCCGCCGCCGCCCGCGGAGGGCCCGCGCGAGGCCAGGATCGGCTTCCAGTTCAAGTTCGAGGGCGGGAAGACGATCGTGGGCAACGTGCTGGCGGGGACCCCGGCGTGGCGCGCCGGCGTCGGCGCGGGCGACGAGATCGTGGCGCTCGACGGCCTGCGCGTGGACGCCATGTCGCTGGGGATGCGGATGCAGGAGAAGGCGCCCGGCTCCACCGCGCTCCTCACCGTCTTCCGCCGCGACGAGCTGCTGACGCTGCAGCTGCCGGTGGAGTTCGCCCCGCCGCAGCGCCTGGTGCTGCGCCCGGCGGACGCGCCCACGGCGGAGCAGCGGGCGCTGCTGGAGCACTGGCTGCGCCAGGACCCGCCGCCCGCCGCGTCACCGGATACCGCTCGATAA
- a CDS encoding proline dehydrogenase family protein produces the protein MLKESLLLLSESSAAKSVITRAPISRSLAMRFVAGDTLEDAVQAARALNRAGLAVSLDFLGESVNSREEAEAATAMIVRILETIERTGIEANVSVKPTQLGLDLDPEFCRTNVEMVLQRARELGDGDGEVFVRLDMESSDYTERTVSLVEALWEDGFHNTGTVLQSYLRRTPDDLERLIELGSRVRLVKGAYKEPDEVAFPDKADVDRAFVEEMERLLEAGKYPAIATHDEAIIEHARQFVFEQGIPKESFEFQMLYGVRRDLQTRLREEGYNVRVYVPFGDSWYPYLMRRLAERPANVLFMAGNILKESGATRFFNPAAIVTGIAAGAAATLVWRGRKKKSKLRRRGRR, from the coding sequence ATGCTCAAGGAAAGCCTTCTCCTGCTCAGCGAAAGCTCGGCCGCCAAGAGCGTGATCACCCGCGCGCCCATCTCGCGCAGCCTGGCCATGCGCTTCGTGGCCGGCGACACGCTGGAAGACGCGGTGCAGGCCGCGCGCGCGCTGAACCGCGCCGGGCTGGCCGTGTCGCTGGACTTCCTGGGCGAGAGCGTGAACTCGCGCGAGGAGGCCGAGGCCGCCACCGCCATGATCGTCCGCATTCTGGAGACGATCGAGCGCACCGGGATCGAGGCCAACGTCTCGGTCAAGCCCACGCAGCTGGGCCTCGACCTCGACCCAGAGTTCTGCAGGACGAACGTGGAGATGGTGCTGCAGCGCGCCCGCGAGCTGGGCGACGGCGACGGCGAGGTCTTCGTGCGGCTGGACATGGAGAGCAGCGACTACACCGAGCGCACCGTGTCGCTGGTCGAGGCGCTGTGGGAGGACGGCTTCCACAACACGGGAACGGTGCTGCAGAGCTACCTCCGCCGCACGCCCGACGACCTGGAGCGGCTGATCGAGCTCGGCTCGCGCGTCCGCCTGGTGAAGGGCGCGTACAAGGAGCCCGACGAGGTGGCCTTCCCCGACAAGGCCGACGTGGACCGCGCGTTCGTGGAGGAGATGGAGCGCCTGCTCGAGGCGGGGAAGTATCCGGCCATCGCCACCCACGACGAGGCCATCATCGAGCACGCCCGCCAGTTCGTGTTCGAGCAGGGGATCCCCAAGGAGAGCTTCGAGTTCCAGATGCTGTACGGCGTGCGCCGCGACCTGCAGACGCGGCTGCGCGAGGAGGGGTACAACGTCCGCGTCTACGTTCCCTTCGGCGACAGCTGGTACCCGTACCTGATGCGCCGGCTGGCCGAGCGCCCGGCCAACGTGCTGTTCATGGCGGGGAACATCCTCAAGGAGTCGGGCGCGACGCGCTTCTTCAACCCCGCCGCCATCGTCACGGGGATCGCCGCGGGCGCGGCGGCCACGCTGGTGTGGCGGGGGCGGAAGAAGAAGTCGAAGCTGCGCCGCCGCGGCCGCCGCTGA
- the recG gene encoding ATP-dependent DNA helicase RecG, which translates to MTYGSTTHQPAISSLDRPVQFLKGVGPGRAPLLQKLGLLTARDVLYHAPHRYEDASTITRISALAPGLDATIIGRVVSAGVLPTRRGLRIFQAVIRDDTGMIECAWPGQPYLERVIRKGDLLLLSGPVKFFHGRQMQPREFTVVASEGDSSAEESGAIFPVYPATEGLTYRQVRKLIHDNLDELLRRVREEDDPIPADVMKRLEIEPLWKALDHVHRPTSLQEAEMGRRRLAFEELFFLQLLHARTRHRTVAQRKGIAFERKDFLVRPFHRQLPFTLTEAQKKVLKEIGEDMASTRRMNRLLQGDVGSGKTVVALFAMLRAVENGYQAAMMAPTEILAEQHARTLTKLLDGLPVGVTLLTGRMGAKQRREAGYRIASGGAGIAVGTHALIQESVAFDRLGLVVVDEQHRFGVKQRLALAEMGTQADMLVMSATPIPRSLALTLYGDLDVSVLDERPPGRRPVRTALRFESARPKVLGFVREEVAKGRQAYFVYPLVEESEKVDLKSATEEYERLKTEVYPDLRVALIHGQMHGDEKDQVMRAFAAGEVDVLVSTTVIEVGIDVPNATVMVVEHAERFGLSQLHQLRGRVGRGAEESYCILLANGAEARERLKMFAGTEDGFRIAEYDMRQRGYGDLFGSRQTGLPDFRFADLEKDMSLLGRAQIEARRIVDADPELERHPQLRRVLEDRYGERARMYHVG; encoded by the coding sequence GTGACGTACGGCAGCACCACGCACCAGCCCGCGATCTCGTCGCTCGACCGCCCCGTGCAGTTCCTGAAGGGGGTGGGGCCGGGCCGTGCCCCGCTGCTGCAGAAGCTGGGGCTGCTGACCGCGCGCGACGTGCTGTACCACGCGCCGCACCGCTACGAGGACGCGTCCACCATCACCCGCATCAGCGCGCTGGCGCCGGGGCTCGACGCAACCATCATCGGCCGCGTCGTCTCCGCCGGCGTGCTCCCCACACGCCGCGGGCTGCGCATCTTCCAGGCGGTGATCAGGGACGACACCGGGATGATCGAGTGCGCGTGGCCCGGGCAGCCGTACCTCGAGCGCGTGATCCGCAAGGGCGACCTCCTCCTCCTTTCCGGCCCGGTGAAGTTCTTCCACGGCCGGCAGATGCAGCCGCGCGAGTTCACCGTCGTCGCCAGCGAGGGAGACAGCTCGGCCGAGGAATCGGGCGCCATCTTCCCCGTCTATCCGGCCACGGAAGGGCTCACCTACCGGCAGGTGCGCAAGCTCATCCACGACAATCTGGACGAGCTGCTGCGCCGCGTGCGCGAGGAGGACGACCCCATCCCCGCCGACGTGATGAAGCGCCTGGAGATCGAGCCGCTGTGGAAGGCGCTCGACCACGTGCACCGCCCCACCTCGCTGCAGGAGGCGGAGATGGGGCGCCGGCGGCTGGCGTTCGAGGAGCTCTTCTTCCTCCAGCTGCTGCACGCCCGCACCCGCCACCGCACGGTCGCGCAGCGCAAGGGGATCGCCTTCGAGCGCAAGGACTTCCTCGTGCGCCCCTTCCATCGCCAGCTCCCCTTCACGCTGACCGAGGCGCAGAAGAAGGTGCTGAAGGAGATCGGCGAGGACATGGCGTCGACCCGGCGGATGAACCGGCTGCTGCAGGGCGACGTGGGCTCGGGGAAGACGGTGGTGGCGCTCTTCGCCATGCTGCGCGCGGTGGAGAACGGCTACCAGGCGGCGATGATGGCGCCCACCGAGATCCTGGCCGAGCAGCACGCGCGCACGCTCACGAAGCTGCTGGACGGCCTCCCCGTCGGCGTCACCCTCCTCACCGGGCGGATGGGCGCGAAGCAGCGGCGCGAGGCCGGCTACCGCATCGCCAGCGGCGGCGCGGGGATCGCGGTGGGCACGCACGCGCTGATCCAGGAGAGCGTCGCCTTCGACCGCCTGGGCCTCGTCGTCGTCGACGAGCAGCACCGCTTCGGGGTGAAGCAGCGTCTCGCCCTGGCGGAGATGGGAACGCAGGCCGACATGCTGGTGATGAGCGCCACCCCCATCCCCCGCTCGCTGGCGCTGACGCTGTACGGCGACCTGGACGTCTCCGTGCTCGACGAGCGCCCGCCCGGCCGCCGCCCGGTGCGCACCGCGCTGCGCTTCGAGTCCGCGCGCCCCAAGGTGCTCGGCTTCGTCCGCGAGGAAGTCGCCAAGGGCCGCCAGGCGTACTTCGTCTATCCCCTCGTGGAGGAGTCCGAGAAGGTCGACCTCAAGTCCGCCACCGAGGAATACGAGCGGTTGAAGACCGAGGTCTACCCCGACCTCCGCGTCGCCCTCATCCACGGGCAGATGCACGGGGACGAGAAGGACCAGGTGATGCGCGCCTTCGCCGCGGGCGAGGTGGACGTGCTCGTCTCCACCACGGTGATCGAGGTGGGGATCGACGTGCCCAACGCCACGGTGATGGTGGTGGAGCACGCCGAGCGCTTCGGGCTGAGCCAACTGCACCAGCTGCGGGGACGGGTCGGGCGCGGCGCGGAGGAGAGCTACTGCATCCTGCTGGCGAACGGCGCAGAGGCGCGCGAGCGGCTGAAGATGTTCGCGGGGACGGAGGATGGCTTCCGCATCGCCGAGTACGACATGCGCCAGCGCGGCTACGGCGACCTGTTCGGCTCCCGGCAGACGGGGCTGCCGGACTTCCGCTTCGCCGACCTGGAAAAGGACATGTCGCTCCTCGGCCGCGCGCAGATCGAGGCCCGCCGCATCGTCGACGCCGACCCCGAGTTGGAGCGCCACCCCCAGCTCCGCCGCGTGCTGGAGGACCGCTACGGCGAGCGGGCGCGGATGTACCACGTGGGGTGA
- a CDS encoding GNAT family N-acetyltransferase — MTRYAPMTADDIPEALALWSASEGVGLRGADEPGELARYLARNPGLSIVAREDGRMVGAVLCGHDGRRGYLHHLAVAASHRRRGIGAALVERCLAGLRGDGIAKCHLMVYHHNQAGQAFWRRIGWHARDDLLIMSRNLTGDSNA, encoded by the coding sequence ATGACCCGATACGCGCCGATGACGGCGGACGACATCCCCGAGGCGCTCGCGCTGTGGAGCGCGTCGGAGGGCGTCGGGCTACGCGGCGCGGACGAGCCGGGAGAGCTGGCGCGGTACCTGGCCCGCAACCCCGGCCTCAGCATCGTCGCGCGCGAGGACGGGCGGATGGTGGGCGCGGTGCTGTGCGGCCACGACGGGAGACGGGGGTATCTGCACCACCTGGCCGTCGCCGCGTCGCACCGGCGCCGGGGGATCGGGGCGGCGCTGGTGGAGCGCTGCCTCGCCGGCCTCCGCGGCGATGGCATCGCCAAGTGCCACCTGATGGTCTATCACCACAACCAAGCGGGGCAGGCGTTCTGGCGGCGGATCGGCTGGCACGCGCGCGACGATCTCCTGATCATGTCCCGCAACCTCACCGGCGACTCGAACGCCTGA
- the ftsY gene encoding signal recognition particle-docking protein FtsY, with amino-acid sequence MARLFRRREEGRKSLWDRIVDVALTDVSVLVKGMDDGSLERLEETLIAADFGVPATLRLVQVVETLAQRGVARSQQDFERAVKDEITQILSAGRSDTALRFDYDAGPTVFLVVGVNGVGKTTSIAKLAHRLQRQGRKVLLAAGDTFRAGAIEQLKRWADRVGADFVDAEPGRDPAAVAFDAIEQAQATGADVVIIDTAGRLHTQGDLMKELEKVHRVIGKKLEGAPHETLIVLDATVGQNGMAQIRTFQQTLPLTGIILTKLDGTAKGGIVVALKEEFDIPVKFVGVGETMDDLLPFEVKEFAEEVLGA; translated from the coding sequence ATGGCGCGCCTGTTTCGCCGCAGGGAAGAAGGTAGGAAGTCGCTCTGGGACCGCATCGTCGACGTGGCGCTCACCGACGTGTCGGTGCTCGTCAAGGGGATGGACGACGGGTCGCTGGAGCGGCTGGAAGAGACGCTGATCGCCGCCGACTTCGGCGTCCCCGCCACGCTGCGGCTGGTGCAGGTGGTCGAGACGCTGGCGCAGCGCGGCGTGGCCCGGTCGCAGCAGGACTTCGAGCGCGCGGTGAAGGACGAGATCACGCAGATCCTCTCCGCCGGCCGCTCCGACACGGCGCTGCGCTTCGACTACGACGCGGGCCCCACCGTCTTCCTGGTGGTCGGGGTCAACGGCGTGGGGAAGACGACGTCCATCGCCAAGCTGGCGCACCGGCTGCAGCGGCAGGGGCGCAAGGTGCTGCTGGCGGCGGGCGACACCTTCCGCGCGGGCGCCATCGAGCAGCTCAAGCGCTGGGCCGACCGCGTAGGCGCCGACTTCGTGGACGCCGAGCCCGGCCGCGACCCCGCCGCCGTGGCGTTCGACGCCATCGAGCAGGCGCAGGCCACCGGCGCCGACGTGGTGATCATCGACACCGCCGGCCGGCTGCACACGCAGGGCGACCTGATGAAGGAGTTGGAGAAGGTGCACCGCGTGATCGGCAAGAAGCTGGAGGGCGCGCCGCACGAGACGCTGATCGTGCTCGACGCCACCGTGGGCCAGAACGGTATGGCGCAGATCCGCACCTTCCAGCAGACGCTGCCGCTCACCGGCATCATCCTCACCAAGCTCGACGGCACGGCCAAGGGCGGGATCGTGGTGGCGCTGAAGGAGGAGTTCGACATCCCCGTGAAGTTCGTCGGCGTCGGCGAGACCATGGACGACCTCCTTCCCTTCGAGGTGAAGGAGTTCGCGGAGGAAGTGCTGGGGGCTTGA